The DNA segment GTGCCGCCGGGCTCGCCGTCGTCGCTCGCCTTCTGCACGGAGGCGTCGGCGCCGATCACGTACGCGTAGCAGTTGTGCGTGGCGGTCGGATGCTCCCTGCGGACGCGGGCGACGAACTCCTGCGCCTCCTCCTCGGTGGCCGCGGGGGCGAGCGCGCAGATGAAGCGGGACCGGTTGATCTCGCTCTCGTGCACGCCCGCGCGGGCGACGGTCCGGTACTCCTCCTGCATGCCGCCACCCTATGCGTACTGCGGGAATGGCCGGGACAGGCGGCCGGTTGTGCGGTGCATGGACGCAGAAGCGGAGACGATCCGCAGGATTCTGGAAGACACCGGCGACACCTGGGCCGTGGTGGGGCTGTCGAACAACCGGGCGCGCGCGGCCTACGGGGTGGCCGAGGTCCTCCGGCGCTTCGGCAAGCGGGTGGTGCCGGTGCATCCGAAGGCCGAGGCGGTGCACGGCGAGCAGGGGTACGCCTCGCTGGCAAAGATCCCGTTCCCGGTGGACGTGGTGGACGTCTTCGTCAACAGCGACCTGGCGGGTGCGGTGGCCGACGAGGCGGTCGCGGCCGGCGCCCGCGCCGTCTGGTTCCAGCTCGGCGTGGTGGACGAGCAGGCGTACGAGCGGACGCGGGCGGCGGGCCTGGACATGATCATGGACCGCTGCCCGGCCATCGAGATCCCCCGGCTCGGCTAGGAGGCGTCCGGGGCGCGGACGCCCAGGCCCTCGACGACCTCGGCGCCGGGCAGGGCGGCGAGCGCCTTGCCGGTCACGATGAGCTTGCCCCGGCGGGAGCCGCTGCCGATCAGGACCCATTCCTCGTCCACGACGGCGGAGTCGATGAGCAGTGGCCAGCCGGCCGGGAGTCCGACGGGGGTGATGCCACCGTATTCCATGCCGGTCTCGCCGACCGCCGTGTCCATCGAGGCGAAGCGCGCCTTGCGC comes from the Streptomyces sp. NBC_00525 genome and includes:
- a CDS encoding CoA-binding protein — protein: MDAEAETIRRILEDTGDTWAVVGLSNNRARAAYGVAEVLRRFGKRVVPVHPKAEAVHGEQGYASLAKIPFPVDVVDVFVNSDLAGAVADEAVAAGARAVWFQLGVVDEQAYERTRAAGLDMIMDRCPAIEIPRLG